GAGACaatgaaagacaaagagagagatatgggggagagagaaaaagagacataaAAAGcctgagaaaaaagagagaaagagagatacagaatgGAAgggagcaaagagagagagtgagagagataaaggggtaaaaagaaaatgaaagagaaagagagaaaatgagagagagagagagagagagagagagatacaggggtaaagagaggactagaaaatgacacaacacaaaacagGGACTAAAGGATAAATgtgaagaagagaaagatgCAGCGTGAGAGATGgttaaggagagagagaagcaaagagggagaaaaggggTAATGACAGgatgagtgaaagagaaaaaagagacaaaaagactatgagagaaagatacagagagggagggagtaaAAAGAGAATCatagaaatggagagagagggagagaaagggagagagagagaatgagagaaatggagtgagagagagggagagagagagagagagagagggagagagagagagagagagagagagagagagagagagagagagagagagagagaatggagtgagagagagagggagagagagagagagagagagagaatggagtgagagagagagagagacagagagagagagagaatggagtgagagagagagagagaatggagtgagagagagagggggagagagagagagagagagagagagagagagagagagagagagagagagagagagtggagtgagagagagagggagagagagagagagagagagagagaatggagtgagagagaatgagaaagagatgTGGAGGCcctcagagagggagagagtgaagacGTCAGAGCCACGTCTCGTCCTGACGTTAGCGCGTGTGTGAGCGTTGGTCTCAGGCAGGCTGCTGCTGGCAGCTGCACCGTCCGCCTCCTCCGCTGTTTCATGAATGGATGCGAGGAGGGGCTTGATGACGCCAGCGCGCGCTCAGTGagacccccccacacacacacacaccaccaccaccacgcctCCGGATGCGGGAAATTCCTGAGAAAGCCCCCTCCCTCCCCATCCCTCAGTACCCCAcgcatccatccttccatccatcctaCACGCGCCTGCTgccccaccccacccctccatccTCCAACCCTATCGTTGCAGCCAGTTTAAGCCAGCCTGCTCTGGGGCTTTGCTGACGCGAGTagaccccccctcccctcccttcccttcatttctctctctctctctctctctctctctctctctctctctctctctctttcccaccaCTCCAAGAGCAGCATGAATAATCCATGCGCGGGAAGGAGCTGCCGCAGCAAGGCGAGCGGCGCACGTATACACGCGCACACGCCTTCTCTCAGACGCACGCGCATGCACAGCCGGGAGGTGCGCGCGTGGTGATTCTGCAGCCGCTCTCCATCCttcccctctgtctgtctggggCACGACGGtggtccttctctctctctctctgtctctctctctccttcttccctCTTTCCGTCTTCTGCCATGTTCTGCTTCTGCCTGCAGAGCTCGTTGCTGAAGCTGCAGGCTCTGGAGGAGGACTCCAGCCCCCCTCAGGGTCGCTCACCCGAAGACAGCCCGCCTGGCCTGGGCTTCAAGGAGGAGAGCCAGCCCCCCTCACGCGCCAGCCAGAGAGAGGACAGTAGCCCGCAAGGTAAGGCGACCCACGCTGTGACCACTTGCAGCAGGTGGAAGGCGTGGTGGAGCGCGCGCGTGGTGGTAGCAGCGCTGGATAAAATGAACGCATGCTGATGCGAATGTGCATTGATTCATGTGGGACTCCATGGCTGAATGGATAAGCGCTGTGCTGCTGATGCAAATAAGCACTGATGCCTTGGTTTCATTGGCTGACTGTAGCGCGCTTCGGACGTCAATATGCGCCGATCCGTATGAGACAGAGTGGCTGAGCGTCTAACTGAATGTATAGGTGCCGTGTGGCTGATGATGATGTGCGTGAGTGGATAAATGAATGCGCAGCTGTGATAATCATGTGGACTGATTCACATGGGATTCATAGGCTGAATGCGTGCATACCTGTAATGTATGCATCGGTTCATGCGTGATTCAGTGAATCGGTTGGTTGGAGCAGGTGAATGAACGAAGGAGCTGGGAATGAGGTTTGTGGGACGTGGCCGAGGGACTGAGGCGGCTTTgggagaggaggggaagagggggctttgcttttgttttgctcgTGCTTTTTTGGTACCACGCAACCGTCTATTAATATCTATTAATAACGCAGAGAGTTGGAGAGAGATGCAGAATGCCCACACCTTCTCCCAGcacgactctctctctctctctctctctctctctctctctctctctcacacacacacacacacacacacactaacacacacaaacacacacaagtttGTATTCCTGCCTCTGTGAGGTGCTGTACACTTCACCTAGCACTAACCTGAACGTGATTCTTTTAAAGGAATTGTTTGGCAAaaattcaaatgtacattttccacCTACCCCAGATggagctgatcagccaagatatatCTGATCTCCAAATTGTCTTTATTTAGTGCAACACTACAGCTATGGggctaatgctgctaacaaagactagaagtcaatagtcacccagatcttttctgtaaatgcagTCTCTCAACCAGACATTAGCAGACTTGCTAATGTGATTTAcaatgtgatatatatatatatatatatatatatatatatatatatatatatatatatataattgctgttggaagaaaaccttgtatatccatttttgtcatttttcagtttttgacataatttgaaagtgtctgttactctttgcattgtttgtaaattttatgatgaatggccttaaagaaattacccaaaattacatgggaaaaattctggttccattgacttacattgaaagtaaagtatgttttttccttctcctgtaaagttattattttggagatgcaaggttttcttccgaaagCAGCGATAAAAGTACTAAACATCAATGCATGACATGAGCGCATGTGAGTGCCATTCCATTACTGTATTAGCTCaagtaaaatgtttaatatctgAGCTTTTGGAGTTCAAGTGAACATAAATGTTGACTTCAGCTGCAAAACTTACGCAGAATTTGTCATTTAACCCAGTTCCTTTTTCAAATCCAGCAGATAAAGCTATTTAAAAGCCCTAtcaacaatatttacaataaactacaataacatGTTTACTATTTCAAAGCCATAGTATTCAATTTGCATGGCATTAGTTTGCAACCTACACCAATCTGTTATACATGACTCCTGAGATAACTACAACTTGATAATACTACCACTATACTCTGCTAGCTTAGCAGTTAGCAAGCTAAAGGCTTCATaactaacaataaaaaaaaattagttctAAAGCAATTTATTCAGCACTTCTATGtatgccatgttttttttttgtttttgttgccattttttggggggatttttacccaattttcttcCCAACTTAGTTGTtcccaattccacccactagttaggacttcctcaatcacacaatgctaccagtGCTTGGAGGGTGAAAGCTAGAACAGGCTTTGGGGGAAAGCACCAACCagcagatctgttacatcaggtAACAGACGCCTGCTCTGACTAGCACCGTATTGAGTGACGGgggagaaagggggggggggggcgtacTACCCACCCATCCAAGAGAGCAAGGCCAGTTGTGCTTTCTTGGAATCCTGGGAACGGATGgttgcagcatcaccagggatcgaacttgtgatctcctgatgatggggccaacgcttagacgatGACGCCAAGTGTAAGTCATGTTTAGACTtctcaaagaaatgttttgcattgcaAAAGCTTGCAGTCAAGGCCAGAAACATTTAGAAAGCCACGGAAATCCACAACAATCAAGAAAAGCAGATGAGTAGGACATGGAGAAGAGAAGGAGCTGCTTATGGTGAAGTCTGTCACCCCATCTGTcgagcatggtggaggtagtgttatgacGTGGGCATGTATGCCTGCCAAAGGAGCTGGTCCCCCTTGCTTCCTAAGAACAAGCAGGAGctgaagacagctgcagtaaaggcctgggAGAGCATCGCCAGGGAAGAAACTCAGCATCCAGACCTCAGGAAGTTACTGGCTGCAAAGCTTTTACAACCAAGTATTAAAAATAGCAATGTAATTTATGACTGTTAGTCTCTCTCAGCCTCTAAAAAAGGGGGCATCAAAAAACCCGATTTGTgtgtaaatcaaacaaaagcTGAAAATCTGTGCTTTCAACTCACATTTGTTATTTAATTTCAGCTCCAATATGCCGTAGTAGATAGCAAAATTAACAATAACTTTGTCAGTGTCCATatatttatggacctgactgtaGGTAGCAATAGCACACTGAGGCTAACCTAGCAGTGGGTGAGTGCATCTGCTCTTCAGTGCCCCCACCTCCCCACTATACTGCAGATGGCCACTTTGGTAAGCTAGGTGCATGGGcatattggggcagtcgtgggctggaggttagggagctggccctgtgaccggacggttgccagttcaatccccagagccaccagtccatgactgaggtgtccttaagcaagacacctaacccccaattgctccccggggcgccgtggatagggctgcccaccgctccgggcaagtgtgctcactgccccctagtgtgtgtgtattcactagtgtgtatgtggtgtttcacttcacggttaaatgcggaggtggagtttccctgtttgtgggattaaaaaagtatcacttaacttaaaaggTGGAGAAAATCCATGCAAGCTATCTCTACACTTCAGCTCCTTGCATCCAATATTTCTACCCACTTTGAACGACACAGAATTTGCACCCAAAGCTGAGAAAAAAAGCTGTCATGTGAGAATCGAGTctcaaaaaaattttttttttaaattagaccTGTTGATACTTTAGTATTGATCCTTCCAACCATatagtatcacttaaacttattaaaaactgaaactgGACCCAGGAGAATTCTCTTTCATGATTTCCTGCTGTctcccttttctcagtgagctgAGTGAGTGGACAAAGGCTTTATTTGGTCTGCTGGCTGTTTTTTGAGGCTGGATGATCATGGTTCTGTGTGTTTCCCCCGCCCCTGCTCTACACTACTCTATTTGTAGAACATAAATCAGCGTCATGGAGATTTCGTTTATCTTTTTTGGCAGCAGCAGGCGAGGTCAGTTAGTCTCCGATGACTCACAAGCATctgggtgtgcatgtgtgtggatgtgtgggGGAGTATGTTAGGACatcagcgtgtgtgtgttcctTTCATCAGGTAGTTATTATTCTCCACCATTCCACTTTCCCTAGAGCCAATCCCACATGCTGCTTATCATTCAGCTTGTTTGTGTCATTTCATTTGCTTTTATAGCTGCGGTTACACTCTCAGTCCAGTACAGACCTGTTCTGGACCTCTTGCCAATTCGTAATGGATTTTTTGGCTACTGTAAAAACCCATAGAATCCACATTTGAAACCTGACCATGATGGGATGTGATTAAAAGGATACAGCAGTCAACGTTCAGTCAGGCACTGTTGTTTACTGGCTTCTGCTATGGCTATTGTGTTGAGGATCAGTTATTACAGGACAAGTCATTTGAATTGGAAATCATAACctcatttgaaatatttatttgaatacTTTATTTGATAGCTATCTACACAGGTAGGCAACACATGCATAAGCTCTGAATAACATCAGAGATGCACTGAtactatttttcttttctgatactgataccTGATCCTGATAGTATCAGCCAAAACCATTTATAAGTCCTGATATTTATACAAGTCCACTTGTAAGTATTATAGTCGTTCACACTGTCAGCAGCTTTCAGCGTTTTCCAGCTTGGTTAAGGTAGGCCTTGCTGCTGCATGATAGGGGGAAGCAGgaattttatcttttaaattgTATGATATGATATAAAGCATAATATGAACAGGGACATAAATTCCCAAGGTAAAAATAAAGTCTAGTCTGATTTCAGATTCAATTTAAAGGCGTTTTTAAACGTGTTTcttgtatgttgtttttcttcctgaTGTCCACTTCTAACAAGTAAAactgtggttttatttaccaaaaccAGTCATAATTATTTTTGCAAGATCCATTATCCCTTGGACTCCAACAGGCTATTTTTGATACTATGCCTTTATGATTGATTGGTCTTAATGAGCTCtggtctgattggctgctgtgccttgctcaaaaagcagtctgggctatCATTGGATGATTGTGCATTTGATCCCTGGCTCTCTACCAGGAGTCCAATAAAGCATaactggccttgctctctctgagtGGGTATGGTAAGGCGTCAGGTTCCTTTGGAAGGCCACTGCAATAGACCTCTGCAATTGGGTCATTCTGTAGTCTGTGCCTTGCGTATATTTGGAACTCGGGGTCTAAGGAGATTTTGTCTATGAGAAGGATTAATGCATTCATTCAAAACTTGGCACTATCACAGCTTAAAAATGAACCCAAACAAACCCAATAGGCACTATACTGTGTACACCCCCACCCCAAGCATCACTGAATCCTCTGAAGCCGTTTAGTAGTCgaaatgtaaatacatacatgCTAACAGAGTAGATATACGTTTAAACTTTCAGCCCCACCATCTCAAACAGTAGCTTATTAGTGCAAGTGCCACATTTGGCGAAGCTGGGAGGTTGCTGTGGGGTATTTTGCTGAGCTTGTCGGTCTACACAACAGCGTGCGGCAGCAGCGATTTTTGAAAACGTCATTCATTTCTCTCATAGAAAATAACAAcagcttagacctggagttcctatAAGCATGACACAGACTGCAGAATAATAacatgacttcagaggtctTTTGAGGTCATTATTGCACCTCTGGACTAAtaatgttttaatagttttagtAAGTGACAGTAAACACACATCCTCTAACACAcagtctgtttatttgctacatTTACCATGCTGAGGAAATAAGAAAACACACTATACCCCCCGAATATGGACACAGAAAGAAATATGttgtatttaagtttgtttcctgCAGAggaatttattttcattcatttccaacaaaatatgtaattcgaccaggggtgttcaaactttggcACACGACTGGAACACCTCAATGTGAATGGACAGGCTAAACCACTGTGGGCTGAGTAGGCAGATATTTGGATGTATTCATGACTGATTTCACAACCGtgacaaattcaaaacagtagAATGGGCCATATGGAAAAACGTGTGTTTTGATATGCTTCCAGGGAGAATGGCCTCAGATCGACATGAGCTGAGCGCTGCCTTTGATTTTGTAGCAAATACTTCTGGCTTTCTGGTGAGATCTACATCATTTACAGCGGCAGAGAAGCTGATGTGAGAAACTATATTTTTAGAGATGTGATGGCACCTGCCACGTTTTCACACAGCCTTTTAGATTTGTGAATGGAAAGTGCGACTGCTGAAACGGCTGATAGGGTGGTCTAGCCTTAGCAGAGTTGGAGTAGGCCTGCTGGCTTTCTCACTGTTTAATATtccgtgtgtatgtgtatgtgcagaCCCCAGGCAGGCTGAGAGCGACTGCATTGAACCCCAGCAGAGTCCGGGCCCGAGTCGGCTCATCTACTCCATCACGGACGGGAACAGCCCCCTGCCCTCCCCCCGCTGCGccagcctcagcctcagccaGAGATTCAACACAGATCCAGAGAGTGCACCATCACCTCCCTGCTCTCAGCACGTTATCAtgtatgaacacacacacacacacacacacacacacacacacacacacacacacacactgagttcCCGGTTGTACCTacacattgtccattttagcAAAAACTCCTACAATACACACTTTCTGAGTACCTCCTTGTATCTATGCCTATTTGATCAGCTCTGGaagtgtagaactacagagtgttactatatggtaagtggaaaTATAAGATATGTTAGATGTAACATTAGGCTAAAATAACTAGTAGGTAACATGGCTAATGTTCAGTTTGTGAGGAATTCTGAGAACTTAGGCTGGAGTACTGGGTGGCTtttgcctgtagctagaagtcCAGACCCCCCATGTAACTGTcataggactgaggaacagggaggagatggggtggtggtggggattgCAAGGACTTTCAGGTAAGGATGTGAATTTACAGACCGTTAGATTAGATACAGGAGGAGTTTCAGGCGTGTTCCTCCCAGCAAACTTCAGTTATTCCGTAACTCCACTTAACAGTCAACAGAGAAAATGCTTGCAGAGGTGGCTAGAACAGAGGTGGCTGTGTAAATGCAGCTGCATTCGTCTACAGAGCAATGCAGAACATCACTTCATATCAGCCAGTACGTTAAGCTTAACAGCAAGATACTAGTTTGTGTTCGTCTAGGTCAGACGCCTATTTTAGTGTTCAAGCCGttaaaaacaccaacaaacaacaACTGTTACACTGACCTAGAATCCtctcaagcacacacacacacacacacacacacacacacacacacacacacagtcataccttgTGTTTCTCTGTGACCCAGTTTAAAATAGATTGTCCTTTTTCATGGTCACTGATGTTAGATTGTCTACTAGCTGACGCTTTGAGCAACCAGCTGTGATTCCTGTGCAACATTTACTGCATATGCCCTCATCATTATGCATGTATTAGGATGtgttaaatgggaattccactgaatttcattcagtgttatctgatgtgaaatgctctgttctaaaaaaataaaaataagataaaattgCTCATAGTGGTGACGATGGAAACCAGGGCCTGTATTCACAAAGCTTCTGAGAGAAGGAGTCATGATGTAGAATCAGATTCCTCTCTTATTTGCTATGACTGTAATGACAGGAACAGACCCTAGATCAACACTCTAACCCCACTCTGAGAAGCTTTGTGAGTATGAGCCGAGATGTCATGCCTCTGTGTTTCTTATGAGgtaagcttttggcctaaagcaCAGGGTAAGTGCAGGcagtaaggcaaaacagtccctaaAGGAAActccttttttcagatttaccactattttgtATTACCAATATTACAAAGCCCAGAAGACCTGTGTAGGATCACgcttggatagtaaataaaacggctttATTTGACCCCTAGTCAAATCACCACCAGCCGGCTCTGCCTATTAGTCATGTCAAGAGAAGATGAggagaaaataataaaagattaacgtatgtttttgttttgttttgaggtCTTAACAAGCTAGTACAAGCTAATTGATTTGCTAATGTTGTGTAAACAAAGTTAGGATGTAAAACTATATAACATTTctatgtccatccatccatccatccatccatccatccatccatccatccatccatcatcttctccggggttcgggtcgcgggggcagcatcctaagcaatgaggcccagacctccctttccccagccacttccactagctcccccgGGGgaattccgaggcgctcccaggccagcttggcgatatagtcacgccagcgtgtcctgggtcttccctggggtctcctcccgggtggacttgcctgtgacacctcccaagggaggcgtccaggaggcatcctaaccagatgcccgaaccacctcagctggctcctctcgacgtggagaagcagcggctctactccgagtccctcccgggtgaccgaacttctcaccctatctctaagggagagtccagccacccagACACCGGCTGCTTGTATTCCCGATGACATTTCTATGTATAAGTGTTATTCACCCAGTAGCTCAGCAAATCTTTTCCATGTTCAACAtctccttaaaatcccaggcttattacatactgaggcttattatataGTAACCACTGGGACTTCAATACCACATGGTTatgctattcttagattatagtagtgtgtaataaagctggCCATGTAAggtttgaaacaaaaaaaaattcattctCCACTTTTACGTTTAACCCATTTACAAGGTGTAGGTCTGGGGGAGTGCCTGGCACATGCAGCCCCCCAAGAAAATCCTGCTTAACGCACCCAAAATGCTCGGCTGGCCCTGAATAGAAATCAGTGGAAATGAATTTCACATCAGAATACACACGGAATGACTTGAATGAATTATACAGATTTGTTTAACTGCCCTTTGACTCACATGCAATCTCATTCCCAGGCCTCGTGCTGTGGTCAGACCAGTGACTGCTGATGACGCTAAAGATGCTCCATCCATCCCGCTTCTCACCAAACACATCCAAACCCTCAAGAGGAAAATCCGCAAGTTTGAGGAGCGCTTCGAGCAAGAGATGAACTACAAGGTTCATACAACTTGTAGCTGAGCATTTGTAGCTGGGTTTTAAACCCATTTACATACGCTTGACCAGTGTGGATTCATTAGAACAATAACAAAGGACTAGTAAGTAAGTAATAACCTTTTGCCATGTACAGAATCCTTAAATACCTCAATTCAAGCAAAAGGTGTTGGGCAGAACCGAAGCAGTAAGACGTGGTCAGATATTagacacagtgcagctttagaGCAGGGAAAATGTCATGAAACTTGCATGCTGATCAGTTTGCTTACACCCAGCAGCTTCCAGCTTGCAAAGGCTAGACTTCTTTCTGTCCTTGCCTTACTGCCCCCTCTGCTGGTCAATACAGTTATTGTACCTAAAGGAAACATTGGCATCAGAGTAGCAGTATATCAGTTACATTAAGAAATCACAGGCTAGTGTTCATAAGCTCCACACTGATGTCTTTTCTTGCTGTAAAAGAAAGATAATAATCATATTTaatgatatacagtactgtgcaaaaacccacctttcatttactttccagtcaaaacagccaataagtactagttattcattattcagctTTATCCAGCTTCAGGAAAAGCagactttgcctttattacagcttataTTTATTTCAGGAGATTTGCTTCCAAGAATATTTCCACACACGCCCAAatttcagtcttggaagttggatGCACtgtctgcttctcacgatccaagtaaCCCTCAACACgttcagtgatgctgatgtcaattgttctgagaacagcagcacattctttgtatgatttgcacattttcttccTTCTTGCCTATTTCcgtttctcagtaacagcttcttcacagctacacatcctttcagacccatggttGCCTTCTCACAGTATAAGGAGGGACAAATACGTCcatttcagatttgaagcaagattggagcttgattttctcctttctcaaagatgaaagctttaagtactgtttatctgatggggacatttttggtggtctgccaggtcttggaTTGTTGTTAGGAGCTTCTTTATTTCTGTGTCTTTTAATcgttttttgaactccagttttggaaactcctgttttttatttaacctTCCCATTCTTTATTCAGGTAAATAATCTTACATTTGATCTCTTCAGAAATGgcttgtgaaaaatgaaaaacttaatGGCGTTTGGACTggaataaaaaaagtaaaataaagggcggtctttgacttttgcacagtactgtaagctTGTATGTTCTCAGTGGTCTTTACTCTCTCCTCTAGCCCTCCCACAATGACAAGTCCGCCAATCCAGAGATGTTTAAACTCATGACTGAACTGGCCAGGTCTCGCAAGCAGCTCAAAGGTAGGCAGTCCAATGTCCTTGTCTTTATGTTAAAGCTATTCTGACCACATAGcaacatatattttcaaatCCTTTTTTGAGGGGAGTTTTTGCCAGAGGCCTCCTTTAATGATTAAGTTATAAAGCACAATTTGAATTAGGCATGTGCCCAGTAATGATAAATCAAGTTATCATATTAACAGTCCTCAGTAAAAACTCATTTACTGCcgttttttttaaaaacgttCATAAATGTAAACCTACAAGGTAGGGaaacctaataaactggcagctCGACTCAACCAGCAACATAATGCTCAAATCTAGATGCAGTCAGCTCATATAAAAACTTATCCCAACTGAAGTTTACAAACAAGAGCTCGCCCATCTTTCAGATTTGAAGCTGAGGCAGTCTGTGGAGGAGTCTCGAGGCCAGGAAAACGGTGAGCCCACTGACGTCTGCAGGTACTCCAACGGGCAGCAGGAGGCgacagagctgcagcagcacaAGCCCTCTCTGGAGGAGTCAGTGGACCTGCtgctgatgaggctgagggagaAACGCCAAGCCCTGGGCCTACCAGACAACATGAAGGTGAGGCCATCTGTGCTCCGTTCTGTTTTGCTGCTGAAACCAGAGGGGCCCGTGGTGTACGAAGTGATTAACCGTGCCTTCTCCACTCTTCAGGAGATGACCCACAGGCAGATGGCTCTGGAGAAGCTCACGCTGCAAAAATGCCTGCTGTATTTCGAGAGTCTGCACGGACGCCCTGTAAGAGCGAGTTTACCCTTCGAATGATTTATCCTGTTGTACAATACAGAGTAATATCCAGGGTCAGCACTACTGAGGGCccatataatgaaaaaaattccctggctttttaaaaaattttgtaatacataaacactggcaagtttcaaaacataccattcattATCCAGCCCATACAATCCATATAAGGAAACCTTGCTGCAAAAAACTGAACTTATTGTCACAAGACCCACCTCATTTACAAACACCTACCTATTCAGtatgcagcagtttagctccgcccatttaTACTGAAGTCctagagcaggggtgcacaGCTCCGGAGTTTCCCCACTCAGACTCACCCACCAAACATGAAATCCCCAAATTGTGCTGGATGCTGGCCCTGATCCATAGAGCGCTTTAtttctgagtgctttttgaatgaagtgcaatacaggacagccaatcagaacaggagGTCATTTATCTTATAACAGTGAAGGAGCGTCCCACAGATTTTCCAAAATTACTGCAAaattcagtggctgagatgtaaacatggTCTGTCAGAAAGGTCT
This portion of the Pygocentrus nattereri isolate fPygNat1 chromosome 13, fPygNat1.pri, whole genome shotgun sequence genome encodes:
- the fam13c gene encoding protein FAM13C isoform X2 produces the protein MFCFCLQSSLLKLQALEEDSSPPQGRSPEDSPPGLGFKEESQPPSRASQREDSSPQDPRQAESDCIEPQQSPGPSRLIYSITDGNSPLPSPRCASLSLSQRFNTDPESAPSPPCSQHVIMPRAVVRPVTADDAKDAPSIPLLTKHIQTLKRKIRKFEERFEQEMNYKPSHNDKSANPEMFKLMTELARSRKQLKDLKLRQSVEESRGQENGEPTDVCRYSNGQQEATELQQHKPSLEESVDLLLMRLREKRQALGLPDNMKEMTHRQMALEKLTLQKCLLYFESLHGRPGTKQEKNLVKPLYDRYQMVKHLLCITPTITTIEEEEGSDEDYAQQTPPVPRQPTPESVDEDEEEGDSDPAFVSPLDEVKAMQKPAITMSNLHAASRSELLECLRETRVEKKRRRKAIREFEEQFFRQMGRTAQKDDRIPMAEEYQEYKSLKAKLRLLEVLLSKQETTKTM
- the fam13c gene encoding protein FAM13C isoform X1; amino-acid sequence: MFCFCLQSSLLKLQALEEDSSPPQGRSPEDSPPGLGFKEESQPPSRASQREDSSPQDPRQAESDCIEPQQSPGPSRLIYSITDGNSPLPSPRCASLSLSQRFNTDPESAPSPPCSQHVIMPRAVVRPVTADDAKDAPSIPLLTKHIQTLKRKIRKFEERFEQEMNYKPSHNDKSANPEMFKLMTELARSRKQLKDLKLRQSVEESRGQENGEPTDVCRYSNGQQEATELQQHKPSLEESVDLLLMRLREKRQALGLPDNMKEMTHRQMALEKLTLQKCLLYFESLHGRPGTKQEKNLVKPLYDRYQMVKHLLCITPTITTIVKEEEEGSDEDYAQQTPPVPRQPTPESVDEDEEEGDSDPAFVSPLDEVKAMQKPAITMSNLHAASRSELLECLRETRVEKKRRRKAIREFEEQFFRQMGRTAQKDDRIPMAEEYQEYKSLKAKLRLLEVLLSKQETTKTM